The following are from one region of the Euleptes europaea isolate rEulEur1 chromosome 11, rEulEur1.hap1, whole genome shotgun sequence genome:
- the NKTR gene encoding NK-tumor recognition protein isoform X2 — translation MGAQDRPQCFFDIEINRESVGRIIFQLFSDVCPRTCKNFLCLCTGEKGIGKTTRKKLCYEGSTFHRVVKNFMIQGGDFSEGNGKGGESIYGGYFKDENFILKHDRAFLLSMANRGKHTNGSQFFITTKPAPHLDNVHVVFGLVISGFEVIEQIENLKTDAASRPYADVRVINCGVLVTKSSKNVLEKKRKASPHSEALDTSSSSSSTSSDSLSDSDSDDERPRKRKRKRRTKTKQPKKQRREEKKKEEPKSKRTSGQRSRSEKNEASEKSVDSNAKRDKPVVRPEEIPPVPENRFLLRRDAPVAITEPEQKPVDAAAPALADQKPSVSKSGRKIRGRGTIRYHTPPHSRSCSESDNEESSETPPHWKEEMQRLRAYRPPSGEKWSKGDKLSDPGKWDERSLSQRSRSWSHNGFSGLSTKSIGHHKKHRKDKKAKHKKKAKKQKHLKKHKQIKKKRVSPSTEVNSSPSSTRRTKSPSVHGRVSRSSSLSSRDSSSRKDWSKSERGNQSSLSMSTRDSHSYYRSRSRSRSRSYSRRSSRSRVALKSSHSRSMSRSSSSSRRPRTVSSSPKNVTARINEHKAIKAEPARATLPQTDKVVIQPVVAESIPVIPLSDSPPPSRWKPGQKPWKPSYERIQEMKAKATHLIPTPTTYSLANTKQASSSSSYRKRRDTSDSDQSSYSKNRSDRSSESRRRSRSRTSRSRSYSRSYSRSRSLSSSRSRSRSTGRSRSVNKFPSDQSCYSGSSSYFSLSDNDRQKSKRKSESRERSVPLSKKRQSSSESTLSYVKEATSQKHRESASRSSLDFSTDNEQPAKPQLVQEKGQPQPKKANRKQNKSGSVGDWQEERSRSEWGSNGSKQKALKDKSESPKTGRKAKRKTHAGSKWDSGSNSERGENKNDKEGSRLSSKEEGEATSDSDSEPILANVKMKVDTSLGALKTSKQQLSPSDSENSCANSGTRGKSKKQKHGSKKNLKKAHSKKAKEKSKGKKEKKHKAQKRKETFHWQPPLEFGEEEEDEDITVKPASKDEKATAEAKEEKNQDRASENSKVVKEQPRDDEKLREEKTPSDEARGSQSPSLNKHSKDNREQSTSAPTRVPVKNVNVSGSPKANNENEADVTQMDDMEICTPDHYSPVKLDLDPLPVSLKVNLPAVKVSKNPDVPNNPEAESATEGHNAREAVSVKEERHRKEEKQSLSPTAATAAAESGLKTEVAENAQSSVVDNKWKPLQGVGNLQAAAAAVANQAEAKNAASSSESKPQGLRIEIKSKNKIRPGSLFDEVRKTARLNRRPRNRESSSEEDSPTREDSQSRSRSRSRSKSDPKSRHRTRSLSYSHSRSRSRSSTDSYRSRSYTRSRSRGWYSRGRSKSRSSSYDSYRSHSRTYSRSRSRSSSYDHHSRSRSYTYDSYYSRSRSRSRSKRSNSYHRSRSYDRRSRSCRSYGSDSESDRSYSNYRSPSESSRYS, via the exons AACTACAAAGCCCGCTCCTCATCTTGACAA CGTACACGTTGTCTTTGGACTGGTTATTTCTGGTTTTGAAGTCATAGAGCAAATCGAAAACCTGAAAACCGACGCTGCCAGCAGGCCGTACGCAGATGTACGGGTTATTAACTGTGGGGTGCTGGTTACAAAATCGTCCAAGAATG tgttagaaaagaaaaggaaggctTCTCCCCACTCTGAAGCTTTGGACACTTCCAGCAGCAGCTCATCTACTTCGTCGGACTCTTTGTCCGACAGCGACTCTGATGATGAGAGACCCAGGAAGAGGAAGCGCAAGAGGAGGACCAAAACAAAGCAACCGAAGAAACAAaggagggaagagaaaaagaaagaagagcccAAGAGCAAACGGACCTCAGGCCAAAGGAG CCGTTCTGAGAAAAATGAAGCGAGCGAAAAATCGGTGGACTCGAATGCAAAAAGGGACAAGCCGGTTGTCCGCCCCGAAGAAATTCCTCCAGTGCCTGAAAATCGATTTTTGCTGAGGAGAGATGCACCGGTGGCAATCACAGAGCCTGAGCA GAAGCCCGTTGATGCAGCAGCACCAGCTTTGGCCGACCAGAAGCCCTCAGTGTCCAAATCTGGAAGGAAAATCAGAGGAAGAGGCACGATA CGATACCACACGCCGCCTCATTCTCGCTCATGTTCTGAATCTGATAACGAGGAAAGCAGCGAAACTCCCCCCCACTGGAAAGAAGAAATGCAGAGATTAAGAGCGTACAGGCCGCCGAGTGGAGAGAAATGGAGTAAAGGGGACAA GTTGAGTGACCCAGGAAAGTGGGATGAAAGAAGTCTCTCGCAGCGCTCGAGGTCTTGGTCCCATAATGGCTTTTCAGGTCTAAGTACCAAATCCATTGGCCACCACAAAAAACACCGGAAAGACAAAAAGGCAAAGCATAAAAAAAAGGCCAAAAAGCAAAAGCATTTAAAGAAGCACAAGCAAATTAAGAAAAAGAGAGTATCTCCTTCCACAGAGgtcaattcttctccttcttctaccaGAAGGACAAAATCGCCTAGTGTTCATGGGAGGGTGTCTCGCTCTTCCTCGCTCTCCTCGAGGGACTCCTCTTCTAGAAAGGACTGGTCTAAATCAGAAAGAGGCAACCAGAGCTCACTGTCTATGTCGACCAGAGACTCACACTCATACTACCGGTCCAGGTCAAGATCCAGGTCGAGATCTTATTCCAGAAGAAGCTCTAGGTCCAGAGTTGCTTTGAAATCTTCTCACTCCAGGAGCATGTCACGGTCTAGCTCCAGCTCCAGGCGTCCAAGGACCGTGTCCAGTTCTCCCAAAAATGTTACAGCACGGATAAATGAACACAAGGCCATCAAGGCTGAACCTGCAAGAGCAACGTTACCGCAGACTGACAAAGTTGTGATCCAGCCCGTTGTTGCCGAAAGCATTCCAGTGATACCCCTCAGCGACAGTCCACCTCCTTCTAGATGGAAGCCCGGGCAGAAGCCCTGGAAACCATCCTACGAGCGAATTCAGGAAATGAAAGCAAAAGCCACCCACTTAATACCGACTCCAACGACTTACAGCTTAGCAAACACCAAACAGGCTAGTTCATCCTCTTCGTACCGCAAGCGGCGAGATACCTCGGATAGCGATCAGAGCAGTTATTCAAAAAATCGGAGCGACAGAAGTTCTGAAAGCCGGCGAAGGTCAAGGAGCAGGACGTCTCGAAGCAGATCCTACTCCAGGTCTTATTCGCGCTCAAGGAGCCTGTCCAGCTCTAGGTCAAGGTCTCGATCAACAGGTAGATCCCGTTCAGTGAATAAGTTTCCCAGTGACCAGTCGTGCTACAGTGGATCATCATCTTATTTTTCCCTAAGTGACAATGACCGACAGAAAAGCAAACGGAAATCCGAATCCAGAGAGAGAAGTGTACCCTTGTCAAAGAAAAGGCAAAGTAGTTCTGAAAGCACTCTTTCATATGTGAAAGAGGCGACTTCTCAAAAGCACAGAGAAAGTGCAAGTAGGTCCTCTTTGGACTTCTCCACAGACAATGAGCAACCAGCTAAGCCACAGCTGGTCCAAGAAAAAGGCCAGCCGCAGCCCAAAAAAGCTAATCGGAAGCAAAATAAAAGTGGTTCAGTTGGTGACTGGCAAGAGGAGAGGTCTCGGTCTGAGTGGGGCAGCAACGGTTCAAAACAGAAAGCACTGAAGGATAAATCTGAGTCTCCAAAAACTGGTCGGAAGGCAAAAAGGAAAACACACGCAGGCAGTAAGTGGGACTCTGGGTCAAATTCAGAAAGAGGTGAGAACAAGAATGATAAAGAAGGTTCACGATTATCTAGTAAGGAGGAAGGTGAAGCTACATCGGACTCAGACTCAGAACCCATCCTTGCCAACGTTAAGATGAAAGTAGATACCTCCTTGGGGGCGCTGAAGACAAGTAAGCAGCAGTTGTCCCCTTCTGACTCGGAAAACTCCTGTGCCAATTCAGGCACTCGGGGAAAATCGAAAAAGCAAAAGCACGGGTCCAAGAAGAACCTCAAAAAGGCACATTCCAAGAAAGCGAAAGAGAAATCCAAGGGTAAAAAGGAGAAGAAGCATAAGGCTCAAAAGCGTAAGGAAACTTTTCATTGGCAGCCTCCATTGGAGTtcggggaggaggaagaggacgagGACATCACAGTAAAACCAGCTTCCAAGGATGAGAAAGCCACTGCTGAAGCTAAGGAGGAGAAAAACCAAGACCGAGCTTCTGAAAACAGCAAAGTGGTGAAAGAACAACCCCGAGACGATGAAAAGCTCCGTGAAGAGAAAACACCCTCTGATGAAGCTAGGGGTAGCCAATCACCATCTCTTAACAAACATAGCAAAGATAACAGGGAACAGTCGACTTCTGCTCCTACTCGAGTTCCAGTTAAAAATGTGAATGTTTCGGGAAGTCCCAAAGCGAACAATGAAAACGAGGCGGATGTTACTCAGATGGATGACATGGAGATCTGTACCCCAGACCATTATTCACCCGTGAAGTTGGACCTAGATCCTTTGCCAGTAAGTCTGAAGGTCAACCTCCCGGCTGTTAAAGTTAGTAAGAACCCAGATGTACCAAATAACCCTGAAGCAGAGAGTGCAACGGAAGGACACAATGCTAGGGAAGCGGTCAGTGTCAAAGAAGAGAGACACAGAAAGGAAGAGAAGCAGAGCCTCAGCCCCACAGCTGCAACGGCTGCCGCGGAAAGCGGGCTGAAAACAGAAGTGGCAGAGAACGCACAGAGCAGCGTGGTGGATAATAAATGGAAGCCCCTGCAGGGCGTAGGGAACCTACAGGCAGCAGCCGCCGCCGTGGCCAATCAGGCAGAAGCCAAAAATGCGGCCTCCTCATCGGAGTCGAAGCCCCAAGGTTTGAGGATAGAgattaaaagcaaaaataaaatcagGCCAGGCTCCCTGTTCGACGAAGTCAGGAAGACGGCACGGCTCAACCGGAGGCCGCGGAACCGCGAGAGCTCCAGCGAAGAGGATTCCCCCACACGAGAGGACAGCCAGTCGAGGAGCCGCAGCCGGTCGCGGAGCAAATCGGACCCGAAATCCCGGCACAGAACAAGATCCCTTTCCTACAGTCACTCAAGAAGTCGATCGAGGAGTTCCACTGACTCTTACAG GTCGAGGAGCTACACCCGAAGCCGGAGCAGAGGGTGGTACAGCAGAGGCCGGTCAAAAAGTCGAAGCAGTTCCTATGACAGTTACCGGAGCCACAG CCGTACCTATAGCAGAAGTCGGTCCCGAAGCAGTTCTTACGATCATCATAGTCGATCCAG GTCTTACACCTATGACAGTTACTACAGCAGGAGTCGGAGTCGAAGTAGAAGCAAGAGGAGCAACAGTTATCACCGATCTCGCAGCTATGATAGACGGTCCAGG tcttgtagGTCTTACGGTTCTGACAGCGAAAGTGATCGCAGCTACTCTAACTACCGAAGCCCCAGTGAAAGCAGCCGATACAGCTGA